Part of the Kangiella geojedonensis genome is shown below.
GTTGATTTCGACCCTTGAAACTTACCTGAGTAAGTTACTTTTACTGGTATTGCCTGCGAGTATGTATTGGCCAGGGCTTGGGCTTATTTTGGGCATTGCTTTGATATTCGGTCTTGGTTTATTGATTAAATTCTATCTAGGACAACTTATTATACGCGGCTTGAATAAACTGATGGAACGTATTCCTGTGGTTAGTGCGGTGTATAGCGCCTTTAATGACATGGTGCGTTTTTTGTCGCCATCTGAAAAAGAAGAGCTGCAAAAAGCCGTACTTGTGGAGGTTCAAGAAGGGGCTGAAGTGATTGGATTCGTCACCAGTGAAGATGTATCGCTGGGTGACCGTTCGGAGTTAATTGCTGTGTATATTCCTATGAGTTATCAGATCGGTGGTTTTACCTTATTTATGCCTAAAGATAAGGTTAAGGAGTTGGATATGGCTCCGAGTGAAGCAATGAAGAAGGTGCTAACAGCGTCCATGGGGAGCGAAAAGAAATTAACGCCGGATGAAGTCTGACTGAGTTGATAAGTATAAGTCGAAAAGTGTAAGTTGATACGTTTCAGTC
Proteins encoded:
- a CDS encoding DUF502 domain-containing protein gives rise to the protein MKTLSKIFVQGLFAILPIVLTIAIIVWLISTLETYLSKLLLLVLPASMYWPGLGLILGIALIFGLGLLIKFYLGQLIIRGLNKLMERIPVVSAVYSAFNDMVRFLSPSEKEELQKAVLVEVQEGAEVIGFVTSEDVSLGDRSELIAVYIPMSYQIGGFTLFMPKDKVKELDMAPSEAMKKVLTASMGSEKKLTPDEV